In Zingiber officinale cultivar Zhangliang chromosome 1A, Zo_v1.1, whole genome shotgun sequence, the DNA window ttctctttttttctcattatactttctctctcatcatactttctctctccttaatctcttccatcacactctcttccttctttttttcctcatcacactttctctctcatcacactttctctctcctcaatctctcccatcacaatctcttttctcttttttctcatcacactttctctctcctcagtctctcttatcacacttcctccttttttcctcaacacactttctctctcatcatactttctctctcatcatactttctctctcctcaatctttcctatcatattcactgttctctttttctcttaccataatttctctctcttcaatctctctcatcacactctctctcctcatttttttctcactatattttctctctcttcatcctctcccatcatactttctctcacacaaattttctctcatcatgctctctccaatcacactctctttttttcattttctctcatcacactttctctctcttcattctttcttatcacactttctctctcataatactttctctctcatcattctcttttattatatttttctctcacattcatctttctctcacatctaattttttctcttaatttcctttaagggtaaaaaaggaaactttgatttatttcgatagaagatatacaactaactaagcattacttttaagagtgatatacatgctcatacccattcccattccacaatacaatgattcccattctgattcctattcctaggaaagaaccaaacgtccCCTCAGTTTAAAGTCGACCCAAAATTGGAATATCTGAATTCTACTAGCTGTTTGGGGGGCGCTTGAGATTGCTTCGAGTCGCCAAAGCTTCAACCTTTGATGATGAAGCTCCCATGGCATTGTCCGATGACATCCTCGTCTCCTCTTCCTCTTATTCTTCGCCTTCCCCTCTTCTCCCTCAGACCAAGACCCTACACCTCAGCCAGTGCCTCTGGGAACAAAGCTTACATGACCCTCACTCAGGAGCTCTCCGACGCAATGGCAACATGCGTCGCCTCCGGCTCCATCTCTCATGGCCGGATGCTCCACGCCCGCCTCATCTTCGCGGGCCTCGAGGTCTCCCTCTTCCTTCAGAATCATCTTCTCAACACCTACATTCACTGCGGCTCTCTTGATGACGCGCTCCGAGTGTACGGCGGCATTTCCTTTCCCAATGTCTTTTCCGGCAATATCATAATCAATGGTTTCACGAAATTTGGGCTTTTGTGTGAAGCAGTGGAGCTGTTCGATAAAATGCCGGTGAGGGACTCTACTTCCTGGAACACACTCATGGTGGGTTACTTCCGTGATGTTCAGCCCTCAGAGGCGCTGAGGACGTTCATATTGATGCTCCGGGATCTTAATTGCAAACTAAATTTGTTTGCCATCGCCTTCGTGATGAAATCATGTGTCACGCTTGGGTGTCACTGATGGAGCCTTCAATTGCATGATTTTGTTGAAAAGTTAGATTTTGGAAGACATCCAGACGCTGGGGCATCGCTAATTGATATGTATGTAAAGTGGAGCCGTTGACCTATCTTCGCAAGTGTTTGGTATGTTAAAAAGTCCTGATCTTTTCTGTTGGAATTGTATGTTGTCAGGTTATGCGAGTTCCTATGAAGTTGGATGTGCAATTAAGGTGTTTGATAAGATGCCTGAGTAAGATGTTGTCTCTTGGAACACCATGATTTCACTATTGTCTCACTGTGGTCAAGAAAGAGAGGCACTTCCTATCATAATAGATATGAGTACTGAAGGATATGAGCAGAATTCTATGACATACACTTATGTTCTTGCTGCATGCACTAGTATCCTTGACTTGGGATGGGGAAAGCATCATCATGCCCACATTATAAGGTCTCAAAAGAGCATTGATGTGTTCTTTGGGAGTGCCCTGGTAGATATGTATGCTAAATGTGGTGATCTAGGATCAGCAAAGAGAACATTTGATGGCTTGCATGACCATAATTCTGTGTCGTGGACTGCAATTATTGCGGAGTATGCTCACTCAGGGCTCATGGAACAAGCTATTGAACTGTTCAATGAAATGAGAAATGTGCCTATGTCCTTGGACCCCTTCACGCTGGCAACTGTAGTTAGTGCTTGTTGCACTAATTTGGATTTATGTCTTGGTACTCAGATTCATTCTATTTCATTGCGTACTGGATCTTGTTCATCTGTTGCTGTATCCAATGCTCTAGTTATAATGTATGGCAAATGCGGCTCTATAGAAAATGCTGATTCTGTCTTTCAGTGGATGCCTGTTAGAGATATCATATCATGGACAAAGTATGATAACTGCATATTCTCAGATGGGAAATGTGAATAAGGCCCATGAATATTTTGATTCCATGGAAGACAAAAATGTAGTCACATGGAATGCAATGTTAGCTGCATATATACAGCATGGCAGTGAGGAAGAAGGTATTTGTAAAATACCGggaaatgacgaataatgataagggaattttccggaatttttagaaattttttgggtatttttcggagcttgtatggacgagttaaccgggacaaaaatggggtccggaaaagcctgtttaggctacccatttaagcgaggaaatgttttatttctttttgttttctttcttttcttttattccctTCGCCGTTTCTGCCCTGTCGCGACCCGAGCCCTAACCACCTCGCGCCGACACCTTCCTTCCTATTTTCTTCCTCTGCCGGCACAACCACAGGTGGAGCTTCTCATCGCCGGCCGACGAGAGCCAACCGAGGGTCTCCGTTCCTCTCTTCTGGCCGACTCCGAGCTTTtaccctagcgccggccactgACCTTGAGCCCTAGATTTGTCTCGGCCGTGGAGATCAGGACGCGCCGCAGCCATCTCGCGTCGCTCCGGTCGCTACAATTGGCGCCGACGCCCGCCGCCCATCCGAGGCCCTTCCTTTGATCACCGAGAAGAgccccttcctctcctcttccgCTCACCGATCAGCCGACCGAATTCTTCTGCTCTAGATCTATTCCGCGTGGTCTTCACTGTGCCCTGCCGATGCTGCCATCTCTTGACCCGAACAACGCCGACCTCCTCCATGCTGTGTTCTAGTTCCAGATGCGGAGTCTGTTCTTCCACTGATCTGGAACAAAGATTTGGGCTTTTTAGTTTACTGAGGTGGATCTTGATGAattgttgatttggtttgcttgttctaatTCCAGCAGCAACTATCTCTTGGCATGGATCAGTGAGTACGAGGGTAGTCTTGTGCTGTGGATTTTGGTGGATCTGGCAGTCATTGACTTCAGCAAGTTTCAGCAACTTCATGTTCTTAAACAAGGCTGTAAATTGAGGTAAGTGTAGGGATTTGATATGTGTTgtggataatggattgatttagATATGATTTGATTATGTGGTGATGTGTAGGTTTGAATTGGAGGTTGTAAATGGTTGTTGAGTATAAATTaggtatgtgttgaattggagatgatatggattactagatggtcaATATATCACTAGTCGATGCATGATtagtgtgattagatttaattgcttagaatttagtcttgtggattttatttacctatttaaattcttatgaattgtagctaaataaaatatatttatattggtgacacaggactttgacgcgagacgagtatcttgacgtcGTGTTCGGAacagattggacttttctattggaggcgggtacctcttgacttatctttatgatattgtctattggatatgcatagtattttatagctgcaagcaatgatcatgtttgccttggtatgtcacggtttgatacccatagcatgatctgttggGCGTTTGTTATGTATATATGTTTACGTTTcaggattattgccatgagtaccttggttcctagagtaagtgacataccatacctactgaggttcggactaggttctggattttatttttctggcatgtgtatctagattatctgatacctaggtttttataccatacctgacttgtgtacctctatttgtatatcatatctgatttgtgtacctagaccctttttctTCGATCTGTGcgtattgttggtacatatgctatggaagggggatatgttcaggatctaggttgttatatcatagagcacctgtataccctagatctgtggatttgacctactgatactgtggtacccatattatgtatatatggatatggatatgttgatcagttttgctatgcttagtgtcatgcatcatgattgcatgctgtgcgattgtcggctccactatggttgagcacatcgccagttacatgtactgcacacaccaccactcatgggttagtggtatatcagacaggtgtgtgtggcggttctgctgtttggctccgttggtctgaggactcagcgtggtagccggcagacagttccgctctgtttggctccgctggcatttagtgtagcagcgtggtagccggcagatggtggactctgtttggctccgttggtcaggtgactcagcgtggtagccggcagagatttcctccccgtcatcatgtaccgggagttgagagcattgagctcccccatttatgatttggggtcataggacaggagtactccgacagcatcccgtccactcggtcactcatcaggagcagtgacgacagagtgcacggttgtcacagccctacccactcggactcgccatttgtgtgtgagaggactgactggcgtcaggggtgactaggacgcatcattagcatcatatgcattgatgcatttatattcttacgattgtgtttgctgcatttggttgctgcattttggttggatgcatacttttgacctgcatacaggattattgacactttcggttgacgacccttttgtctggataggagttcctggtgagtacagcttcctcagttacctttcagttttgcgtattccctatatatgattaggaagctgtattcaatgtttgttgctgttagatatatcttactactcatgtccattggtattcgctgagttgttgaactcaccccgttgatactatctttttcaggtacgaggttggttttggtgtcgcttggaatatcctgtctgctggtacccacgtcacatcagaagacttgtcagtttcacgtatgttttgtttgtttatgtatcagtttgtttagctctgtactccgattttatttttggagtgttgatgttgatatgtggtattttgtatttgttattggttgtgtaaacctagccggctagcagtctttgtgttttgggtttgtatttggtttttgtCATTTTCCGTGTTTTGAttttgtatcagccgagtaggctgtatcatataactgcgtagttgtgtgtatattccagccgcctgtggctgatgtatattgtgtatgtagaaagtttcagattgtcagccgtacaagggaggtgctaccgaaatttcttcggacagggactcctccggagcGTGACAGTATTAAAATGTACATTATAATGCAACGAGAAAGTGCTGTAAAACCATATTGGGTTACATTCTCTACACTGTTTCGTGCTTGTGCAGAGGTGGCGGCAGAGAGAATTGGTAATCAAATAATTGCacataccataaaaatagggCTCAATTCCGACATATCAGTTGCAAATGGGATCATCACAATGTACTCGAAATGTGGAAAGATAGTTGAACTGTGAAAAACATTTGATTCTATTTTGGAAAAGGATTTGGTATCATGGAATTCCATAATGACTGCGTATGCTCAACATGGTCAAGGGAAGGAAACAATAAAAGTTTTTCAGAGAATGATATCCAATGGAATAAAACCTGATTACACAAGTTATGTTGCAGTTTTATCTGGTCGCAGTCATTCAGGACTTGTCGAAGAAGGGAAGTTTTATTTCAATAGCATGAGTAGATCCTATAATATAGCTCCTGGCTTAGAGCATTTTGCTTGCATGGTGGATCTTCTCAGCCGAGCTGGATTGCTAGAAGATGCGAAAACTGTGATAGGCAACATGCCATTAAAGCCAAGTGTTAAAATTTGGGGAGCTCTCCTTGCAGCCTGTAAATTACATGGCAACAAAGAACTCACAGAGTATGCTACAAAGCATCTATTTGAGTTGGACCTTAAGGATTCTGGAAGTTATGTGCTTTTAGCTAAGATGTATGCCGATGCAGGGAATTCTGATGATTCCGCTCGAGTGAGAAAGCTCATGAAGGAAAAGGGGATAAAAAAGAATCCTGGATGTAGTTGGATTGAGGTTAAAAACACAATCCATGTTTTCACTGCCGATGACCCGAGCCATCCACAAATTGGCGTTATTCTTAAGAAATTATATGAGCTAATTAAGGAGATAGAAGCAGTGGGATATGATCACAAGGCAACTTCAGGTTGTCAACGTCATCACAGTGAGAAGCTGGCAATGGCATTTGGTCTAATTAGCTTAATTACCTGAGTGGATGCATATCCACATTATGAAGAATCTCCGAATTTGCTGTGATTGTCACACTGTGATGAAACTAATATCATTAGTAACTAAAAGGGAGCTTATAGTGCGCGATGCCAACCAATTTCATCATTTTAAGGAAGGATCTTGTTCTTGTCAGGATTACTGGTGATCCGAAAGCATCAcgtctcttttcattttttttttgttaacatTTATGTATTATCTGGGTTCACTTGCAACCAGAATGCATGATTCTTTTAATCAGTGAATTCAATCTTTTATCTGGTTCAACTACGATGAATTTAATTCATCCTAGTTAGGAAGTAAATACTCAGAAGCCCAATATGTGATATTAAAACATATGCTTTCTTGTGATATTTGTGCTCGATAAGTAATATCCTTCATAACATGAAGTCGTCGAATATAATTAACATCAGTAAATCAAAGAACAAACATTTTTGGAGGATAGAATGAAAACTTGACATCCATCCTTCAAAAGATAACATAATCTAAGATCAGATTTGAGTTTTAATAATCACTGTTTTAGTATGATTGTTCATCTTGATTCCTTGTGTCTACTAATGCATGTGTGCATTTAGATTTGGAGAGACAAGAAGAATCTTTACAGCATTTTAATGAAGTTAATATTTGCATATAGGTCAATGAAAAAACCAAGAATACTTTTTAAAAGATTTGTGAGGTACTTAGTCATCATGCTTTTATCATTGATTATTCTAAACACGGGTTATTCAGTCTTAAATaatgatttaaattatttcatgGATTTTCTAAAAtctgtttttcttcttctatgaTTTAGTGAATAATAAGGAAACAAATTCAGAAACAATCCAAGGCAAAAGAGAGTCCAACAGATGAGTGAGTGGCCCTTGATGTATAAATTTTGTATTTCAAGTTCAAGAACTGTTGCTTTTATACGCTTTTTACACTCAAATATAACAACAAAAATTGGATTGCATCAGCACATCCTTTAAAATGCAGATGCCAAGGTGGTGATCAGTTACTAAATGCTGGATGCCCTTCTAGACGCTAAGAATGTTGAGAATTGAAGCTCGATTCCGAATTAATCTCTGAAATAAGCTCTCCAAACCATTCTCAAGGTCTCCAAGACTGTTCTCTATTGCCATCAATTGACCTCGCACCATTGTGATCTGCTCGATGTCTGCATCTTTAAGGTTGTACGGCAAGACATCCACGTTCCAGGACTGACACAAGTTCTCACAAGCCACTCTCGTGGCCTTTGAGGAAAGTGACCACTGGCTACCTTTTGTTCTTTGTGCAAACATTGAATGCATGATTGCGCAAAGGAGAGACCTAGTGATCACGCTTGCTTCGTTCAGAAGCCTCATGATCACTGATAGCTCCATAGGTTCAGTTTCAGGTTGACATTTGCCCTGGACCTGCTTCATGTCTTTGTATCTCTTCTTGATCACCTTCTGCATTGCCTTTCTCGAACGAATATGAGCCTTCAGTCTATCTTCCAGGGAATTCTTGCCTCTTCTCCGAACCAATAACTGGAGATCCTGAATGCTTTCTTTAGTTGAGCTGACTGCATCCTTAATTATGCCAAAGAAGTCCAACAATTTGATCGAGCCATCCAGATGTTGCTGCCATGTTTTCTTCTGTCCAAGGTGGAGCAGACCTTGTTGGATGCTTGGGAGGTGAAGAAGATCCTCCATGCCATCATACACTTCACCAAGGTGTCTCAACCCATTGCAGTTCATCTCCCTCGTCACCGAAGATGCCGATGGTTCTACACAAATTCTAAGTTTGTGTAGCTCTTCTTCAACTCTGACCGTAGTAGGATTAGCTTGGGAAGGTAAGCTGACTGAGCGAACATGAAAAGTCTTCTCTTCTGTTGAAGCCGAACAGGCCATTGCTGCTTTCTTTTCAGCCAATATCTTGAAGGATTGGAGCTAGAAGGGGAAGATGATGGATCTGTTTCTCAGCCTTCTGCTCTACTTtcttatatatatacacactaaATGCTCATCTAAACAAGCAGACAACTAGAATCCTGGTAAGCTGAGCCTTGCATATCAGTATAAGATATGCATGCCAACACacttttgttctttattatacatGATTGCTACTTTTGTCTCGACCATTAAGCATAATTATGTAGGGTGCTTGCCTCAAGTTATCTGCTAAATTATGAGCATGATGGTGGATCCTGGACCATCTTTTAGCTATTCTAATTAATCTTTCTTGTTGCTACTACTACTACTTCAGACAGAATCATGCATCCTGAAGCTCGAGATGTTCTATATGTTGCAAATTGTCTttcaaatttataatgtaattAAATGATCCATTGTATTTGGAACTCTAGACATATGCTCTTGGCTAGTTTTGTTGTTGTTTCATGCCAACATATTTGCGATTCACCGGTGGATTTTTCAAATGCTAGTTGTCTGTGACTTGTACGCCAAAAATATTTATCTAGTGGACATGATACGATGTGTTATAGTAGAAGTTGGCCTCTGATCCTAATGATATCTATATTTAGGATGATGATGCTCCTTACAATTATACTCAATTTTAGAGCCTTAGAAATTTAGTTAGCAAGCGTGCTAGTTAATCATTAGGGCTGTCACAAATGCATGATGATCATTTTAAACACTGGATTTGACGTCTTATGTATAACCATTTTGTTGTCACAGTAGAACTTCATTGATTAGCTAAACTCACATATTGTTAATTAGGACCATGACCTAATACTTTTCCTCTACACTTAAACCTAATTACAACAATCCACTTCTTGCTAATCTAGTAAATCAGATTAAACACTCTACCCTATcacgacaaaaaaaaaaatgcccTAATGTGAATTCTCTATTTGTAAGAAAACTTGGCCAATATAGGAGTTTTTTTGTCAGATTATTCTTGAGGTATCATAGAATCATTTGCTTAAGATCATTATACAATGGATAGCTAATGACAATCATCATAAGATGTATTCTTGAGTTACTAGCATTTTTGAACTATCGCAAAATTATCTTAAGATGAGGGTTAGTTATTAATTTGCTATCATTTTGCTTCATTAATAGCACAGTAAGGTGAGGTTTCTTATACCATCGTATGTTCATAACTCCACTCTATCTTTTTCTAAGAAGAAAGAATATGGAAGAGGCTAATAATTTTTCTTACACAAAGTTGATAGTAGttctttattaattaattatcaatGTCTGGAATCAAATTCCAACCGGATCGAATCCACCAATCCTCTGTAAATTCACGTTCACTCTGCTGAGCGCATATAAAGTTTTGACTTTATAGTAGAATTTCACCTAAATAAATGACAAATTGAAAGTATTGATAACCAATTCTTCTAATAATATTTAGTATATTCCTAATTGTTTCATACAATTGTTTAACTTGATCTTAGCCATGTGATTGGGTCGTGCTCAGGTCGAATATGACCTGATTCATCTTGGGTCATGCACGATACAACACAACTCAAAATTGGGCATGTTTAACACCCATGGGACAATCACGCTAACTAATAAAAGTAATACTGATAAGAAACAAAACTGGTAATAAttactaaaataaaattttattaaacatTTTTCATTTTGTATTTTTTAGATGGGTTAatgtataaaattttatatgaacATTTTGTAAATCATATATATTGAGTGAGGCTAGGTTTGGCACAGAAGCATCATGACCTAATTAACCAACATGACACATGGGTCGGGCACCCATCACGGAACATAAGCCAAGCCGTGCTCGGCATGGTTCAAACTATGCCAACCAAGTACAATGTGATGCACACTATTTGATGTACTTCTACATTTTTTTCCCTTATTCTACCGTGAATATGTACATCTAATGACTAGCGCATGAGGTATTGCCATTATGAGATCTGAGGTTCAAATCTCGCAAAACTGAGATAAATgtcttccttatgtgctagtcattattccaaaggcaaatagccgtccgtgatttatctcctccatgTTGGTCCTGGAACAGATTGACAGGGTGATCGGAGCGAATGTATTCACCTTTGACCACCATTAGTTTTTGTTTAGAGAGGCAACGAACATCTTTGACAGACTAGCAATTCACATGAAACTCATCTTCGTTTAGCTTTCAAGTTTCCAATCAATCATGTCTAAGATCTCAGGCCCCCTACAGTATTTTGTTTTCATTTGTCCATGTTTAGCTCATTAGATGCTGTGTTGGAGTTGAGATACAAATTTAAGTCAATTTGCAATTTGATTGTTACCTTTTGTTCTTAAATTTACTGAACGAGAAGGGAAATAGAGGATCATGATGGATGTGTAAATTCACTTGAAAACGGTATATTCTTATTTATACAACCCTACAGTTC includes these proteins:
- the LOC122001481 gene encoding uncharacterized protein LOC122001481, encoding MACSASTEEKTFHVRSVSLPSQANPTTVRVEEELHKLRICVEPSASSVTREMNCNGLRHLGEVYDGMEDLLHLPSIQQGLLHLGQKKTWQQHLDGSIKLLDFFGIIKDAVSSTKESIQDLQLLVRRRGKNSLEDRLKAHIRSRKAMQKVIKKRYKDMKQVQGKCQPETEPMELSVIMRLLNEASVITRSLLCAIMHSMFAQRTKGSQWSLSSKATRVACENLCQSWNVDVLPYNLKDADIEQITMVRGQLMAIENSLGDLENGLESLFQRLIRNRASILNILSV